In the Paenibacillus sp. FSL H7-0357 genome, one interval contains:
- a CDS encoding winged helix-turn-helix transcriptional regulator: MDRLLTQQDGQLPMLEDCTIARQILDRVGDKWSVLIIVNLGVESLRFKELQRRSGGISQRMLTQTLRHLERDGIVWRKATPTVPLTVEYGLTALGESLLEPLTALVEWVNGNREEIAGARISYDNGPTGADTAEFLNETEAPPAAGAIGAE, translated from the coding sequence ATGGATCGATTATTGACTCAGCAAGACGGTCAGCTGCCGATGCTTGAGGACTGCACCATAGCCCGGCAGATTCTGGACCGGGTTGGAGATAAGTGGAGTGTGCTGATTATCGTGAATTTAGGTGTGGAATCTTTGCGGTTCAAGGAGCTGCAGCGGCGCTCGGGCGGAATTTCGCAGCGTATGCTCACCCAAACGCTCCGCCATCTGGAGCGGGACGGAATAGTCTGGCGCAAAGCGACGCCTACCGTGCCTCTGACCGTTGAATATGGTCTTACAGCTTTGGGCGAGTCCTTGCTGGAACCGCTGACCGCCCTTGTTGAATGGGTTAACGGAAATCGTGAAGAAATCGCCGGGGCGAGGATCAGCTATGACAACGGGCCTACCGGTGCCGATACAGCAGAATTTCTAAATGAAACAGAAGCCCCGCCAGCAGCGGGAGCGATAGGAGCGGAATAA
- a CDS encoding chromate transporter — protein sequence MEWLKLIYGFFMANLLGYGGGPSSIPLMYEEIVPHYGWLNDEEFSNMLALGNALPGPIATKIAAYVGYDVYGWLGLSAALAATVLPSAAALIILLGVMQKYKQSPVVKGMTLLVQPVIAMMMAVLTFKMAKGPADVIGIWQTLIIAAIAFWAMKRLKLHPALVILAAFAYGGLVLRYTV from the coding sequence ATGGAATGGCTCAAACTGATTTACGGCTTTTTTATGGCCAATCTGCTGGGCTACGGCGGCGGCCCTTCCTCCATTCCGCTCATGTACGAAGAGATCGTGCCGCATTACGGATGGCTGAACGATGAAGAATTCTCCAATATGCTGGCGCTCGGCAACGCTCTGCCCGGACCGATTGCGACCAAAATCGCCGCTTACGTCGGCTATGACGTCTATGGCTGGTTGGGACTGAGCGCTGCTCTCGCTGCTACGGTTCTGCCCTCCGCTGCCGCACTGATCATCCTGCTCGGCGTGATGCAGAAATACAAGCAGTCGCCCGTCGTTAAAGGAATGACCTTGCTTGTACAGCCGGTGATTGCCATGATGATGGCCGTCCTGACTTTCAAAATGGCCAAAGGTCCAGCGGACGTTATCGGCATCTGGCAGACGCTGATCATTGCCGCAATTGCCTTTTGGGCTATGAAGCGGCTGAAGCTGCATCCCGCACTCGTGATTCTTGCCGCTTTTGCTTATGGAGGGCTGGTACTCCGGTATACAGTCTAG
- a CDS encoding ASCH domain-containing protein has protein sequence MTDTPAVEAYWSTYIKAHPEAAELYDSAWSFGDNHRLANELLELVLKGIKTGTASDFDLNEIRGLTQPFAHGHSILLDASGEPRAIIETIKVEVIPFDKVTAEFAYSEGEDDRSLESWRYNHELYFTRERKAYDKPFDLQMKVVCENFQIVDIRQPQ, from the coding sequence ATGACAGACACTCCGGCCGTGGAGGCCTATTGGAGTACTTATATTAAAGCCCATCCCGAAGCTGCAGAACTGTATGACAGCGCGTGGTCCTTCGGCGACAATCACCGGCTTGCCAACGAATTGCTTGAGCTGGTGCTGAAAGGAATTAAGACAGGAACCGCCTCCGATTTTGATTTGAACGAAATCCGCGGACTCACCCAGCCCTTTGCCCACGGCCATTCCATCCTTCTGGATGCCAGCGGCGAACCACGGGCAATCATCGAAACTATAAAGGTAGAAGTCATTCCTTTTGACAAGGTAACTGCGGAGTTTGCCTATTCCGAAGGCGAGGATGACCGCAGCCTGGAATCATGGCGCTACAATCATGAGCTGTATTTTACGAGGGAACGCAAAGCCTATGACAAACCCTTCGATCTTCAGATGAAGGTGGTCTGCGAGAATTTTCAGATTGTCGATATCAGACAGCCCCAGTAA
- a CDS encoding SDR family NAD(P)-dependent oxidoreductase — protein sequence MKTIAIVGAGPGLGLSIAKKFGTNGFQVALISRNADKLNHLADELKGLGHRSDRLPC from the coding sequence GTGAAAACAATCGCTATCGTAGGGGCAGGTCCGGGACTCGGACTCTCCATTGCCAAGAAATTTGGTACAAACGGTTTTCAAGTCGCTTTAATTTCCCGCAATGCGGACAAGTTAAATCATCTGGCGGACGAATTAAAGGGGCTGGGGCATCGAAGCGACCGCCTTCCCTGCTGA
- a CDS encoding NUDIX hydrolase — protein MEQKWLTWAKEIQGIAQTGLTYAKDVYDIERYEALRELSVDILANYTFESKERIRLSFAGEGGYSTPKVDVRGVIFREGKILLVREKLDGNWALPGGWADIGLSPIEVVVKEISEESGFQAEAVRLLAVLDKKFHNHPPEPYHVYKMFILCKIVGGEAAEGVETSEVDFFAEDKLPELSVERNTAEQLRTMFQFLNDPQKPVILD, from the coding sequence ATGGAACAGAAATGGTTAACTTGGGCGAAGGAGATTCAGGGAATTGCCCAGACAGGTCTTACCTACGCCAAAGACGTGTACGACATCGAACGTTATGAAGCACTGCGTGAGCTGAGCGTGGACATTCTGGCGAATTATACGTTTGAGAGCAAGGAGCGGATCCGGCTCTCTTTTGCAGGTGAAGGCGGGTACAGCACACCGAAGGTAGATGTGCGCGGCGTTATTTTCCGTGAGGGGAAAATTCTGCTGGTCCGCGAGAAGCTGGACGGCAATTGGGCGCTTCCCGGCGGCTGGGCCGATATTGGACTGTCTCCGATTGAGGTAGTCGTTAAGGAAATCTCCGAGGAATCGGGTTTTCAGGCGGAAGCAGTCCGTCTGCTGGCCGTGCTGGATAAGAAATTCCATAATCATCCCCCGGAGCCTTATCATGTCTACAAAATGTTTATCCTGTGCAAGATTGTCGGCGGGGAGGCAGCGGAAGGCGTGGAGACCAGCGAGGTGGATTTTTTCGCTGAAGATAAGCTGCCTGAGCTGTCCGTGGAGCGGAATACGGCAGAGCAGCTGCGAACAATGTTTCAATTCTTGAATGATCCGCAGAAGCCGGTAATTTTGGACTAG
- a CDS encoding PH domain-containing protein — translation MALFNGLLGNATQVDLAAVQREYARILTPHEKIERAYKLIRDMFIFTDKRLILVDKQGITGKKTQYHSIPYQNISHYSVETAGHFDLDAELCLYVSGSSLPLKKTFNKSVNIYEVQSVLSQYILK, via the coding sequence ATGGCACTTTTTAATGGACTGCTGGGCAATGCAACGCAGGTTGATCTGGCGGCAGTGCAGCGTGAATACGCGCGGATTTTGACCCCCCATGAAAAAATTGAGCGGGCCTACAAGCTGATCAGGGATATGTTCATTTTTACGGACAAGCGGCTGATTCTCGTTGACAAGCAGGGGATCACCGGCAAAAAAACGCAATATCACTCCATTCCCTACCAAAACATCTCCCATTATTCGGTGGAGACGGCGGGGCACTTTGATCTGGATGCAGAGCTGTGTCTTTATGTATCCGGCAGCTCACTGCCGCTGAAGAAGACGTTCAATAAATCCGTCAATATCTATGAGGTTCAGTCGGTGCTTTCGCAGTACATTTTGAAATAG
- the abc-f gene encoding ribosomal protection-like ABC-F family protein: MIISCQNVQKYHGAQLVLSDITFDIRQGEKIGLIGRNGCGKTTLFRLLSSEERPDQGQISIRRNSIIGLLSQIQEADGDETVYAVLQRSFAKPLEWQQRLRELEQEMSGLNAGTDEQDWNRLLKEYGSLQEKFEAAGGYEIEASIQRVAAGLGIGTGQYDRRFASLSGGEKTKVGLAELLLRRPDILLLDEPTNHLDMEAIEWLEQFLQTYDGTVLAISHDRYFLDAVVKKVIEIEDGEAITYHTNYSGYQVEKEARLLQQFADYQEQQKKIKQMQESIKRLIEWGNRSNPPNPSFHRRAASMQKALDRMVKVKRPILERKSMDLQLQQDDRTGNQVVILDRITKGYGNRRLFSEASDILRYGETTALIGGNGAGKSTLLRMILGQESPDSGSCTLGSRAVVGYLAQEAVPEGGGQSVLRYFREEAGLEEGEARGQLARFLFYGSDVFKDITNLSGGEWTRLRFAILMHRRPNLLILDEPTNHLDIDSREALEEALEEFPGTVLAVSHDRYFINRCFGKLWAIDQGRFTSFSGNYEYYKEKQAEKAAAASLQTEMSDQGGKQVPKPDTSLKSKVPAEIAEAAGSRSGLPAKSGSSKPERSTDSRKQRSSISWEQEIAAAEALLGLIDAEMLNPVIASDAEKLAELQHTRDAAQEKLDDLYASWLSEAETHQ; encoded by the coding sequence ATGATCATTTCATGTCAAAACGTACAAAAATACCACGGTGCCCAGCTTGTGCTGAGCGATATCACCTTCGATATCCGCCAAGGCGAGAAAATCGGCCTGATCGGCCGCAACGGCTGCGGCAAAACCACCCTCTTCCGCCTGCTGAGCAGTGAAGAACGCCCCGATCAAGGGCAAATCTCCATCCGCAGAAACAGCATCATCGGACTGCTCTCACAGATCCAGGAAGCGGACGGCGACGAGACGGTATATGCCGTGCTCCAGCGCAGCTTCGCGAAACCCCTGGAGTGGCAGCAGCGCCTGCGGGAACTGGAGCAGGAAATGTCCGGGCTGAACGCCGGAACGGACGAACAGGACTGGAACAGGCTGCTCAAGGAATACGGCAGTCTGCAGGAGAAGTTCGAAGCAGCCGGAGGTTATGAGATTGAAGCCTCAATCCAGCGTGTAGCGGCAGGCCTTGGAATCGGAACCGGGCAATACGACCGCCGGTTCGCTTCCCTCTCCGGAGGGGAGAAGACAAAGGTCGGCCTCGCCGAGCTGCTGCTGCGCCGTCCCGATATCCTGCTGCTGGATGAGCCGACCAACCATCTGGATATGGAGGCCATAGAATGGCTGGAGCAGTTCCTCCAGACTTATGACGGCACAGTCCTTGCAATCTCTCATGACCGCTATTTCCTGGATGCCGTAGTGAAGAAGGTCATCGAGATTGAAGATGGCGAAGCCATCACATATCACACGAATTACAGCGGATACCAAGTGGAGAAAGAAGCCCGTCTACTTCAGCAGTTCGCCGATTACCAGGAACAGCAGAAGAAAATCAAGCAGATGCAGGAGAGCATCAAACGGCTGATTGAATGGGGCAACCGTTCCAATCCGCCGAACCCTTCGTTCCACCGCCGGGCGGCCTCCATGCAGAAGGCGCTGGACCGGATGGTCAAGGTCAAACGTCCAATTTTGGAGCGCAAATCGATGGATTTGCAGCTGCAGCAGGATGACCGGACCGGCAACCAGGTCGTCATCCTCGACCGGATCACCAAAGGTTACGGTAACCGCAGGCTGTTCTCAGAGGCCAGTGACATCCTGCGATATGGCGAGACTACCGCACTAATCGGCGGCAATGGCGCGGGCAAGAGTACGCTGCTGCGGATGATACTCGGCCAGGAGTCCCCGGATAGCGGAAGCTGCACCCTTGGATCAAGGGCTGTCGTTGGTTATCTTGCCCAGGAGGCAGTGCCGGAGGGCGGCGGACAATCAGTGCTGCGCTATTTTCGTGAGGAGGCCGGGCTTGAGGAAGGCGAAGCCCGCGGGCAGCTTGCCCGGTTCCTGTTCTACGGCAGCGATGTGTTCAAGGACATCACCAATCTCTCTGGAGGCGAATGGACACGGCTGCGTTTCGCGATACTGATGCACCGCCGTCCAAATCTGCTCATTCTGGATGAGCCGACCAACCATCTGGATATTGATTCCCGAGAAGCACTGGAAGAAGCGCTGGAGGAATTTCCCGGCACGGTGCTGGCTGTTTCCCATGACCGTTATTTCATTAACCGCTGCTTCGGCAAGCTCTGGGCGATTGATCAAGGCCGCTTCACCTCCTTCTCCGGAAATTACGAATATTATAAGGAAAAGCAGGCTGAAAAGGCTGCCGCTGCAAGTCTGCAAACCGAAATGAGCGACCAAGGCGGCAAACAAGTGCCGAAGCCGGATACATCGCTTAAATCCAAAGTCCCTGCTGAAATAGCTGAGGCTGCGGGTTCACGATCTGGCCTCCCGGCAAAAAGCGGGTCGTCCAAACCTGAACGTTCCACCGATTCCCGCAAGCAGCGCTCCAGTATCTCCTGGGAGCAGGAAATAGCCGCAGCGGAGGCGCTATTAGGCCTTATTGATGCTGAGATGCTGAATCCCGTTATCGCCAGCGATGCGGAAAAACTGGCTGAGCTTCAGCATACTAGAGATGCCGCACAGGAGAAGCTGGATGACCTCTATGCGTCCTGGTTGAGCGAAGCAGAGACACACCAATAA
- a CDS encoding SDR family NAD(P)-dependent oxidoreductase produces MTAAFQGIKEKYGFIDVLEFSPTSGNYPPTPASQVTEENALDAFQALVVGAIRSVEQVLPEMLAMQDGAILFTTGLSSLYPIPMMGNIGIALSGLHNYANNLHTDLAPQGIYVAHLALGVFIKPGTATDPGLIADAWYDLYTSKSQAEDTFPQGVTPATIIW; encoded by the coding sequence TTGACTGCCGCTTTCCAGGGAATCAAAGAAAAGTATGGCTTCATCGACGTGCTGGAATTCAGTCCAACCAGCGGCAATTATCCGCCGACTCCGGCGTCACAGGTTACTGAAGAAAATGCACTTGATGCGTTCCAGGCACTGGTAGTAGGCGCTATCCGCAGTGTGGAGCAGGTCTTGCCGGAAATGCTGGCCATGCAAGACGGGGCTATCCTGTTCACAACCGGCCTCTCTTCCCTCTATCCCATACCGATGATGGGCAATATCGGTATTGCGCTAAGCGGGCTGCACAACTATGCCAACAACCTGCACACCGACCTTGCTCCTCAAGGGATTTATGTCGCTCACTTAGCGCTGGGTGTATTCATTAAGCCAGGTACAGCTACAGACCCGGGTCTTATCGCTGATGCATGGTATGATTTATACACCAGCAAGTCACAAGCCGAGGATACCTTCCCGCAAGGCGTCACTCCGGCCACAATTATCTGGTAA
- the ggt gene encoding gamma-glutamyltransferase: protein MTIGPVIGTKTMVVSPHYLASAAGARILQRGGNAFDAAVAVSATLAVVYPHMTGLGGDAFWLTYSAGEGRVRAYNGSGRSGYGVRRDCYAGESAIPRRGVRSAITVPGMADSWEAVQRQYGRLTLAEVLEPGIGYATDGFPLSPDQHGNSILAGAALSPGAAAVYLPGGKVPRAGGKFVQKQLARTLRTLAAGGRDAFYKGGIAEEISKDMLASGGYLTRDDFADHQGNWVEPISTDYHGHQVYQVPPNSQGFTALMALNILERFNLAEIEHGSFEYYHLLVEALKLSFRDRDQVLTDPEFSSIPLERLLDKQYAMELADSISLRRAAALGSEPVGRDTAYAAVVDGEGNAVSFIQSLYFEFGSGRVAGDTGILLQNRGSFFSLDPSHINTLEPHKRTFHTLMPAMACQDGKPAILYGTQGGEGQPQTQSLLLTRMLHYGMNPQEAVNAPRFVWGRTWGEPTQELKVEKRVAPQVLEELAGAGHLVRQAADYDGIMGHAHAIAIDGNGFRSGGTDPRCDGAAIGW from the coding sequence ATGACAATAGGGCCGGTAATCGGTACGAAAACGATGGTGGTCAGTCCCCATTATCTGGCCTCTGCCGCCGGAGCGCGTATTTTGCAGCGCGGCGGCAATGCCTTTGACGCTGCGGTAGCGGTCAGCGCCACGCTTGCGGTGGTCTATCCGCATATGACGGGCCTTGGCGGCGATGCTTTTTGGTTGACCTACAGCGCCGGTGAAGGGCGCGTCCGGGCCTACAACGGCAGCGGACGATCCGGCTACGGCGTCCGCAGGGACTGCTATGCCGGGGAAAGTGCCATTCCCCGGCGGGGTGTGCGCAGCGCCATTACGGTGCCCGGAATGGCGGACAGCTGGGAGGCGGTCCAGCGCCAGTATGGCCGCCTGACCCTGGCGGAGGTGCTGGAGCCGGGAATCGGCTACGCCACCGATGGGTTTCCGCTGTCGCCGGATCAGCACGGCAACAGCATACTGGCGGGAGCCGCGCTGTCCCCCGGCGCGGCGGCGGTGTATCTGCCCGGCGGCAAGGTTCCGAGGGCCGGCGGGAAGTTTGTGCAGAAGCAGCTGGCCCGGACGCTGCGGACGCTGGCGGCGGGAGGGCGTGATGCTTTTTACAAGGGCGGGATCGCAGAGGAGATAAGCAAGGATATGCTGGCTTCCGGGGGATATCTCACCCGTGATGATTTTGCCGACCATCAGGGCAATTGGGTGGAGCCGATCTCCACGGATTACCACGGGCATCAGGTGTATCAGGTGCCGCCGAATTCGCAGGGCTTCACTGCGCTGATGGCGCTGAACATACTGGAGCGGTTTAATCTCGCAGAGATTGAGCATGGGTCCTTCGAGTACTATCATCTGCTGGTTGAAGCGCTGAAGCTGAGCTTCAGGGACCGGGATCAGGTGCTGACTGATCCTGAATTCAGCTCGATTCCGCTGGAGCGGCTATTGGATAAGCAGTATGCCATGGAGCTGGCAGATTCCATTTCGCTCCGCCGGGCGGCTGCGCTTGGCAGTGAGCCGGTTGGCCGGGATACGGCTTATGCCGCTGTAGTTGACGGGGAGGGGAATGCCGTCTCGTTTATCCAAAGCCTGTATTTTGAATTCGGTTCGGGAAGGGTCGCCGGGGATACAGGGATTCTGCTGCAGAATAGAGGCTCCTTCTTCTCGCTGGACCCTTCGCATATCAATACGCTTGAACCGCATAAGCGCACGTTCCACACGCTGATGCCGGCCATGGCCTGCCAAGACGGCAAGCCGGCCATTCTCTACGGCACGCAAGGCGGGGAAGGGCAACCGCAGACGCAGAGTCTGCTGCTGACACGGATGCTGCATTATGGCATGAATCCGCAGGAGGCGGTGAATGCGCCGCGGTTCGTCTGGGGCAGAACCTGGGGGGAACCGACCCAGGAACTGAAGGTGGAGAAGCGGGTAGCTCCGCAAGTGCTCGAAGAGCTGGCCGGGGCCGGTCATCTGGTCCGCCAAGCCGCAGACTATGACGGAATCATGGGGCATGCCCATGCGATTGCCATAGATGGCAACGGCTTCCGCAGCGGCGGCACTGATCCTCGCTGCGACGGAGCAGCCATCGGCTGGTAG
- a CDS encoding RNA methyltransferase, with the protein MPNKGGNPAYIYTYACSEDEISLCGMELRCLFGREIPPAIFASEIEADVSRSPFIKERIDVMYGGDSLQEIYKQTEQVELNGKTFKVIFVKTNDLSPADKIEYDERRIIEREIGLRIEGEADVNHPELVYGIVTLGGRWYFGAYHKNKATWFRQMKKPRSYSIALSTRVARAAVNMAVPTPAGVKVIDPCCGIGTVMVEALSMGINIVGRDINPFIAAGARTNIAHFGFEAEVALGDIADIKEHYDTAIVDMPYNLYSSITPEEQYAILVNARRIADRVVIVAIEAMDGMIETAGFEIIDRCVAKKGMFSRHLMLCQ; encoded by the coding sequence ATGCCTAATAAGGGCGGTAATCCCGCGTATATCTATACTTACGCATGCTCGGAGGACGAGATTTCTTTATGCGGAATGGAGCTGCGCTGCCTGTTTGGCCGGGAGATTCCGCCTGCCATTTTTGCAAGTGAGATTGAAGCGGATGTCAGCCGCAGCCCTTTTATTAAGGAACGGATTGACGTGATGTACGGGGGGGACAGCCTACAGGAAATTTATAAGCAGACCGAGCAGGTGGAGTTGAACGGCAAAACCTTCAAGGTGATTTTTGTGAAAACCAATGATTTGTCCCCTGCGGATAAAATAGAGTATGATGAACGCAGAATTATTGAGCGGGAGATCGGCCTGCGGATTGAGGGAGAAGCGGATGTGAACCATCCGGAGCTAGTATACGGTATAGTAACGCTAGGCGGCCGCTGGTACTTCGGGGCTTATCACAAGAACAAGGCAACCTGGTTCCGGCAGATGAAAAAACCGCGCAGCTATTCCATTGCGCTCAGCACAAGAGTGGCCCGTGCGGCTGTCAATATGGCGGTCCCAACTCCGGCAGGCGTCAAAGTCATTGATCCTTGCTGCGGCATCGGGACAGTAATGGTAGAGGCACTATCGATGGGCATCAATATCGTTGGCCGTGATATCAATCCCTTTATTGCGGCGGGAGCGCGGACGAATATTGCCCATTTCGGCTTCGAGGCTGAAGTGGCGCTGGGAGATATTGCAGACATTAAGGAACATTATGACACAGCCATCGTGGACATGCCTTACAATCTATATTCCAGCATTACCCCTGAGGAACAGTATGCCATACTCGTGAACGCCCGCCGGATTGCAGATAGGGTTGTCATCGTGGCTATCGAAGCGATGGATGGGATGATAGAGACAGCAGGATTTGAAATTATCGACCGCTGTGTTGCTAAAAAGGGGATGTTCTCCCGTCATTTAATGCTATGCCAATAA
- a CDS encoding chromate transporter: protein MKSISNEYVQIAAAMFRTGILGYGGGPSVIPLIRHDAVTRYSWLSDDEFGETLAIANALPGPIATKMAAYLGYKLKGVKGALLSVLAHILPSCIAMIALLSAVNYLSGSKVVAGMIAAVSPVIAVMLGMMAYEFAQKAFKGLGKWIGAAFLLLALVLLEGLHLHPAIVIVLFLGYGTVHYRILAKKNKGGTA from the coding sequence GTGAAATCCATCAGTAACGAATATGTACAGATAGCAGCCGCGATGTTCAGGACGGGAATTCTCGGCTATGGCGGGGGCCCCTCCGTAATTCCACTGATCCGGCATGATGCCGTAACCCGCTATTCCTGGCTGAGTGATGATGAATTCGGGGAGACGCTGGCCATCGCAAATGCCTTGCCCGGGCCCATCGCCACCAAGATGGCGGCATATCTCGGCTACAAGCTCAAAGGGGTAAAAGGTGCGCTGCTTTCCGTACTGGCGCATATTCTGCCTAGCTGTATTGCGATGATTGCCCTGTTATCCGCGGTGAATTATTTAAGCGGCTCCAAGGTAGTGGCAGGCATGATTGCTGCTGTCTCTCCCGTGATTGCAGTGATGCTGGGAATGATGGCTTACGAGTTCGCGCAAAAAGCGTTCAAAGGATTGGGGAAATGGATCGGGGCTGCTTTCCTGCTGCTGGCACTGGTACTGCTTGAGGGGCTTCACCTGCATCCTGCCATCGTGATCGTACTTTTTCTTGGCTATGGAACGGTTCATTACCGGATACTGGCAAAGAAAAATAAAGGAGGAACCGCCTAA
- a CDS encoding dipeptidase, with protein MSYETYFQTEREAQLAELKEWLAIPSISALSVHKEDVNSAAHWLMDTLKRAGLENIEIHPTAGHPVIYADYLHAPGKPTILVYGHYDVQPVDPLHLWTTPPFEPEIRDGKLYARGATDDKGQVFMHIKAIEAILKQEGTLPVNIKLCIEGEEEIGSVNLPPFLEASKDKLAADAVLVSDTALLERGRPAICTGLRGLCSLEVSVNTALTDLHSGSYGGGVPNALHALVSLLSSLHDSNGRVAVDGFYDGVPELSPLLREEFAKQGVNEEKIREALGLEQLYGEEGYSFVERVGARPTLELNGVYGGFQGEGSKTVIPKEAHAKITCRLVGDQDPQHILDVVEAHLKANIQAGAKLHVKQMEKARAFNIDPSNPILQTAADAFGKVYGTRALFTKDGGSIPIMESFSRILKAPVVLMGFGLDDENLHAPDEHFNLENFDKGLLTIVEFLKTV; from the coding sequence ATGTCTTATGAAACTTATTTTCAGACTGAGCGTGAAGCTCAGCTTGCTGAATTGAAGGAATGGCTGGCCATTCCCAGCATTTCCGCCCTGTCCGTGCACAAGGAAGACGTCAATTCAGCCGCACATTGGCTGATGGACACACTGAAGCGCGCCGGGCTGGAGAATATCGAAATCCATCCCACTGCGGGCCATCCAGTAATCTATGCCGATTATCTTCACGCGCCGGGCAAGCCGACCATTCTGGTATACGGCCACTATGATGTCCAGCCGGTGGATCCGCTTCATTTGTGGACAACCCCGCCGTTTGAACCGGAAATCCGTGACGGCAAGCTGTACGCACGCGGAGCAACAGACGATAAGGGCCAGGTCTTCATGCACATCAAAGCGATCGAAGCCATTCTTAAGCAGGAAGGCACCTTGCCGGTCAATATCAAGCTGTGCATTGAAGGCGAGGAAGAAATCGGCAGCGTGAATCTGCCGCCATTCCTGGAAGCAAGCAAAGACAAACTGGCTGCGGATGCCGTGCTTGTCTCGGATACAGCCCTGCTGGAACGCGGACGCCCTGCCATCTGCACCGGGCTGCGTGGATTGTGCTCACTTGAAGTCAGCGTAAACACCGCATTGACAGACCTGCATTCCGGCTCCTACGGCGGCGGTGTGCCAAATGCGCTGCATGCGCTCGTTTCCCTGCTAAGCTCGCTGCATGATAGCAACGGCCGTGTTGCCGTCGATGGTTTTTACGATGGCGTCCCTGAGCTTTCTCCTCTGCTGCGTGAGGAGTTCGCCAAACAGGGTGTGAATGAAGAGAAGATCAGAGAAGCCCTCGGCCTTGAACAGCTGTACGGCGAAGAAGGCTACAGTTTTGTAGAGCGTGTCGGCGCCCGTCCAACCCTTGAACTTAATGGGGTTTACGGCGGTTTCCAGGGTGAAGGCAGCAAGACGGTCATCCCTAAGGAAGCCCATGCCAAGATCACCTGCCGCCTTGTCGGCGACCAGGATCCGCAGCATATTCTGGATGTTGTTGAAGCTCATCTGAAAGCGAATATCCAAGCCGGAGCGAAACTGCATGTGAAACAAATGGAAAAAGCGCGTGCCTTCAACATCGACCCGTCGAATCCAATTCTGCAGACTGCAGCAGACGCTTTTGGAAAGGTATACGGCACTCGTGCACTCTTCACCAAAGACGGCGGATCCATTCCAATCATGGAGAGTTTCTCACGTATCCTCAAAGCACCGGTTGTTCTGATGGGCTTTGGACTGGATGACGAAAACCTGCACGCCCCGGATGAACATTTCAATCTGGAGAATTTCGATAAGGGACTGCTTACGATTGTCGAGTTCCTGAAGACAGTTTAA